From Rutidosis leptorrhynchoides isolate AG116_Rl617_1_P2 chromosome 3, CSIRO_AGI_Rlap_v1, whole genome shotgun sequence, a single genomic window includes:
- the LOC139901673 gene encoding putative F-box protein At1g47790: MSINSNSELRISGNIPIDIQVEIIKHLPIKSLIRCTLLSKLHNGIIKSPSFITEHSVRQNQQHHLLAWYETHEIGTRNESQNYVSIIDNDIFPQNYSRITTPDILNQIYLERDYVESSGLLCFTVGSRSVTNVNKCYIWNPSIRRCITIPIPNGFGCVVGFGVCPKSNDPKLVKIRASATCISANWDAEIYSDNILS; encoded by the exons ATGTCCATAAACTCAAACTCAGAGCTAAGAATTTCCGGTAACATACCTATTGATATTCAGGTTGAAATTATAAAACATCTACCGATTAAATCATTGATTCGATGCACACTGCTTTCAAAGCTACACAATGGCATCATCAAAAGCCCGTCGTTCATCACTGAACACAGTGTCCGCCAGAATCAGCAACATCACCTACTTGCATGGTATGAAACACACGAAATTGGCActcgtaacgaatctcaaaattacGTTTCGATTATTGACAATGATATTTTCCCCCAAAACTATTCACGTATTACTACTCCTGATATTCTTAACCAAATTTATCTCGAGCGCGATTATGTAGAGAGTTCCGGATTATTGTGTTTTACGGTGGGATCTAGATCTGTAACAAatgttaataaatgttatatatggAATCCTTCAATTCGGAGATGCATCACTATTCCGATCCCTAATGGGTTTGGTTGTGTTGTTGGTTTTGGAGTTTGTCCTAAAAGTAATGACCCTAAGCTTGTCAAAATCAGGGCTAGTGCCACTTGTATCTCCGCCAATTGGGACGCTGAGATCTATTCT GACAATATATTATCCTGA